AAAAAATGCTAACGACCCTTTTGCGCTGAAAAATTGCGAAAAAATGGGGGGCTATGAAAATATTTATCGCTGGAAAGTGGGGCAACATTATCGCATAGTAGGCGAAAAAATCAAGGACACATTAACACTAAAATTGCTAGAAGTTAGCACAAGAGAAAATGCTTATAAATGAGCCAAATTTCTAGCATAAACTTTAAAAAATCAGTAGATTATCAAGTATTTCATAACAGCACAATTCGCCCTAGTTATGTTATCGGTGGGGAGCTAGAATGCGACCCGCCAAAGGGTTATGATGCGCAAAGAATTAAAAATGAAATTGTAGAAAACGCAAAACAAGCTTATTTTAACACTTCAAAGGCTAGAAATAAAGCATTTCAAGCTAAAAATTATGAGTGGTCGGCAGTCGTAAATATTAAGCCTGAAACCACGATGAACGACTTAAAAAAACTAGCACAACATTTTAGCGATAAATACGGCTTTCAATGCTACCAAATAGCGATACACCGAGACGAAGGACACATAAACGACAACGGCGAAAAAGAAATAAACCATCACGCGCATTTAG
The Campylobacter magnus DNA segment above includes these coding regions:
- a CDS encoding type II toxin-antitoxin system RelE family toxin gives rise to the protein MYNILIPSKVDKMISKIAKGDKENAVRILFAIENLKNANDPFALKNCEKMGGYENIYRWKVGQHYRIVGEKIKDTLTLKLLEVSTRENAYK